One region of Nitrospinaceae bacterium genomic DNA includes:
- the groL gene encoding 60 kDa chaperonin, translated as MAKQIVYDERARQKILAGVNKLANTVKITLGPKGRNVVIDKKFGSPTITKDGVTVAKEIELEDPFENMGAQMVNEVASKTSDNAGDGTTTATVLAQAIFREGMKNVTAGANPMDVKRGIEDAVRAIIPEIQKLAKPTKDKKEIAQVGTISANQDTAIGEIISEAMDKVGKDGVITVEEAKSMDTSLEIVEGMQFDRGYLSPYFVTDAERMETILEDAYILLNDKKISSMKDLLPLLEKIAKSGKPLLIVAEDVDGEALATLVVNKLRGTLNVCAVKAPGFGDRRKDMLDDIAILTGGKVISEDIGVKLENVEVSDLGRVKHATIDKENTTLVDGKGKASDIQGRVKQIRNQIEETTSDYDREKLQERLAKLVGGVAIINVGAATETEMKEKKARVEDALHATRAAVEEGIVPGGGVAFLRALPALDKLKGDHDYLQGVKIIQRSLEEPIRQIANNAGEEGTVVAQKVKSLKGNMGYDAKTGEYVDMIKAGIIDPAKVTRTALQNAASISALLLTTEAMITDLPEEKDEGHSHGPAGGGMGGMGGMGGMGGMGGMGGMM; from the coding sequence ATGGCAAAACAAATTGTTTATGACGAAAGAGCGCGACAAAAAATTCTGGCGGGTGTCAACAAACTGGCCAATACCGTAAAAATCACCCTGGGTCCCAAGGGCCGCAATGTGGTTATCGACAAGAAATTTGGTTCCCCGACCATCACCAAGGACGGCGTGACGGTCGCCAAGGAAATCGAACTGGAAGATCCTTTTGAAAACATGGGCGCCCAGATGGTCAACGAAGTGGCCAGCAAAACCAGTGACAACGCCGGAGACGGCACCACGACCGCAACGGTTCTGGCGCAAGCCATCTTCCGTGAGGGAATGAAAAACGTCACGGCCGGGGCCAATCCCATGGATGTTAAAAGAGGGATTGAAGATGCTGTGCGGGCGATCATTCCGGAAATTCAGAAATTAGCTAAACCTACCAAAGATAAAAAAGAAATCGCCCAGGTAGGAACCATTTCCGCCAACCAGGACACTGCGATCGGTGAAATCATTTCCGAAGCCATGGACAAGGTTGGGAAAGACGGCGTCATCACCGTTGAAGAAGCAAAAAGCATGGACACTTCCCTGGAAATCGTGGAAGGCATGCAGTTCGACCGCGGCTATCTTTCTCCTTATTTCGTGACCGATGCAGAACGCATGGAAACCATTCTGGAAGATGCCTATATCCTGTTGAACGACAAAAAAATCTCCAGCATGAAAGACCTGCTTCCGCTGTTGGAAAAGATCGCAAAATCCGGTAAACCGCTATTGATCGTTGCTGAAGACGTTGACGGCGAAGCGCTGGCGACTCTGGTTGTCAACAAGCTCCGTGGAACTCTCAATGTCTGTGCCGTTAAAGCGCCGGGATTCGGGGATCGCAGAAAAGACATGCTGGACGATATCGCTATTCTCACCGGCGGCAAAGTCATTTCTGAAGATATCGGCGTGAAACTTGAAAACGTCGAGGTCAGCGATCTGGGCCGGGTCAAGCACGCCACCATCGACAAAGAGAACACCACTCTCGTTGACGGTAAGGGCAAAGCTTCCGACATCCAGGGACGGGTCAAACAGATCCGCAACCAGATCGAGGAAACCACTTCCGATTACGATCGTGAAAAACTGCAAGAACGTCTGGCCAAGCTGGTAGGCGGCGTTGCGATCATCAATGTCGGTGCGGCAACTGAGACCGAAATGAAAGAGAAAAAAGCCCGTGTGGAAGATGCGTTGCATGCCACGCGTGCGGCGGTCGAAGAAGGCATCGTTCCCGGAGGCGGAGTGGCTTTCCTGCGCGCGCTTCCCGCACTGGATAAACTAAAAGGCGATCACGACTATTTGCAGGGTGTGAAAATCATCCAGCGGTCTCTGGAGGAACCCATCCGCCAGATCGCTAATAATGCCGGCGAAGAAGGAACCGTGGTAGCTCAAAAGGTGAAATCTTTGAAAGGCAACATGGGTTATGACGCCAAAACTGGCGAGTATGTGGACATGATCAAGGCCGGAATCATCGATCCGGCAAAAGTGACCCGCACCGCTCTGCAGAACGCGGCAAGCATATCCGCCCTTCTCTTGACCACGGAAGCCATGATCACGGACCTTCCGGAAGAGAAAGATGAAGGACATTCTCATGGTCCCGCCGGTGGTGGCATGGGTGGAATGGGCGGCATGGGCGGCATGGGTGGAATGGGCGGCATGGGCGGCATGATGTAA
- the ftsA gene encoding cell division protein FtsA has protein sequence MSKKNSYIVGLDIGTTKICCIIGERTSEGVTDIIGLGQYPSRGLRKGVVVNIDSTVESIKSAVEEAELMAGCEIDSVFVGIAGGHINSLNSHGIIAVKGKEIVPKDVDRVIEAAKAIAIPLDREVIHVLPQEYIVDNQDGIKDPIGMAGVRLEAKVHIVTAAVTSAQNIVKCVNKAGLGVQDIVLEQLASCESVLSSDEKELGVAMIDIGGGTSDMAIFYQGAIKHTSVLTIAGSQMTNDIAIGLRTPNAEAEKIKHAYGCAYSPLVGADETIEVSSVGGREPKTVSRQILSEIIEARAKEMFDMLDHELTNSGYREIISSGIVLTGGAASMEGMAELAESVFQCPVRVGPPTGLGGLIDVVNSPMYSTSTGLIQYGMRVDKLGTTRELQGRNLFEKIFSRMKDWAEEFF, from the coding sequence ATGTCCAAAAAAAATAGTTATATCGTTGGCCTGGATATCGGCACCACCAAAATCTGTTGCATTATCGGCGAGCGGACTTCGGAGGGCGTCACCGACATCATCGGTCTCGGCCAGTATCCTTCCAGAGGGCTTCGAAAAGGGGTTGTGGTCAACATCGACAGCACCGTGGAATCGATAAAAAGCGCTGTTGAAGAGGCTGAGCTCATGGCCGGATGCGAAATCGATTCGGTATTCGTGGGCATCGCCGGAGGACACATCAACAGCCTCAACAGCCACGGTATCATCGCCGTGAAAGGAAAAGAGATCGTCCCGAAAGATGTGGACCGGGTGATCGAGGCGGCCAAGGCAATCGCCATTCCCCTGGATCGGGAAGTCATTCATGTCCTTCCGCAGGAATACATCGTGGACAACCAGGACGGGATCAAGGACCCGATAGGAATGGCGGGAGTTCGTCTGGAAGCCAAGGTGCACATTGTCACCGCGGCGGTCACATCGGCGCAGAATATTGTGAAATGCGTCAACAAAGCCGGACTCGGAGTGCAGGACATTGTGCTGGAGCAACTGGCATCCTGCGAATCGGTTCTCTCCAGCGACGAAAAGGAACTGGGCGTGGCGATGATCGATATCGGCGGTGGAACTTCGGACATGGCCATTTTTTATCAGGGAGCCATCAAACACACGTCCGTGCTCACCATTGCCGGATCGCAAATGACCAACGACATCGCCATCGGCCTTCGCACACCCAACGCAGAGGCGGAAAAAATCAAGCACGCTTATGGATGCGCCTATTCACCGTTGGTAGGAGCCGATGAAACCATCGAGGTTTCAAGTGTCGGGGGAAGAGAACCTAAAACGGTGTCCCGCCAGATATTGAGTGAAATCATTGAAGCGCGGGCCAAGGAAATGTTCGACATGCTGGACCACGAGCTGACCAATTCGGGATACCGGGAAATCATCTCCTCGGGGATCGTTCTGACCGGCGGCGCCGCCTCCATGGAAGGCATGGCGGAACTTGCGGAAAGCGTTTTTCAATGTCCCGTCCGGGTCGGCCCGCCAACGGGCCTTGGAGGTCTCATTGATGTGGTGAACAGTCCGATGTACTCCACGAGTACGGGGTTGATCCAGTACGGAATGCGGGTTGATAAACTGGGAACCACCCGCGAACTCCAGGGCAGAAACTTATTCGAAAAAATATTCAGCCGCATGAAAGACTGGGCGGAAGAGTTCTTTTAA
- the ddl gene encoding D-alanine--D-alanine ligase: MNNLRGKKIGVLMGGLSPEREVSLTTGNSVFQALTKNGLDAVALDVDHKIALALEQTKIEVAFIALHGTYGEDGTIQGILEYAKIPYTGSGVLGSSIAYDKVKSKEIFKFNGIPSADYQVFYKGQNNETSRTLDLPVVVKPSNQGSSIGIAIVKEEKDWQNALDKAFTYSDEVVVEKFIDGRLVAIGMNGERPLPIVHIKPKSEFYDYEAKYTKGKTEYVCPSRDLSAEEISRCEETAVRVFRALKGRGVPRVDAIVDDKGTPYILEMNTIPGMTPTSLLPMAAKQAGMDFDALVIEILNSAQLDYP; encoded by the coding sequence TTGAACAATCTGAGAGGAAAAAAAATCGGTGTTTTGATGGGCGGCCTGTCACCGGAGAGGGAGGTGTCGCTGACCACGGGAAACTCCGTCTTTCAAGCACTCACAAAAAACGGGCTGGATGCCGTGGCCCTTGATGTGGACCATAAAATCGCTCTTGCTCTTGAACAAACAAAAATCGAAGTGGCGTTCATTGCGCTTCACGGCACCTACGGGGAAGACGGGACCATTCAGGGAATTCTGGAATATGCAAAAATTCCCTATACCGGGTCCGGAGTTCTGGGAAGCTCCATTGCGTACGATAAAGTCAAATCGAAAGAGATTTTTAAATTTAATGGCATCCCTTCAGCGGACTATCAGGTGTTTTATAAAGGCCAAAACAACGAAACTTCACGAACGCTGGATCTGCCGGTGGTGGTCAAACCGTCCAACCAGGGGTCCAGCATTGGAATCGCGATCGTGAAAGAGGAAAAGGACTGGCAGAACGCTTTAGACAAGGCCTTCACCTATTCCGATGAGGTTGTGGTTGAAAAATTCATCGACGGCCGCTTGGTGGCCATCGGAATGAATGGGGAACGCCCCCTGCCCATCGTCCATATCAAACCTAAATCGGAATTTTACGATTACGAGGCCAAATACACGAAGGGGAAAACAGAATACGTCTGCCCTTCTCGGGACTTGAGTGCGGAGGAAATATCCCGATGTGAGGAGACGGCGGTCCGGGTATTTCGTGCCCTTAAAGGAAGAGGCGTTCCGAGGGTGGACGCCATTGTCGATGACAAGGGAACACCTTACATTCTGGAGATGAACACCATCCCCGGCATGACCCCCACCAGCCTCCTGCCGATGGCGGCCAAGCAGGCAGGAATGGATTTCGATGCATTGGTGATTGAAATTTTAAATTCAGCTCAATTGGATTACCCGTAA
- the groS gene encoding 10 kDa chaperonin translates to MKIRPLQDRILVQPILEKEVQKGGIIIPDSAKEKPIEGRVKAVGKGKVGDDGKHIPVDVKVGDKVLYSKYGGTEVKVDGEEFLLMREDDILGIIEK, encoded by the coding sequence ATGAAAATCCGACCACTGCAGGACCGCATACTTGTTCAACCCATTCTGGAAAAAGAAGTGCAAAAAGGCGGCATCATCATTCCCGATTCGGCTAAGGAAAAACCCATTGAGGGGCGCGTGAAAGCTGTTGGCAAAGGCAAAGTTGGAGACGATGGAAAACACATTCCAGTAGACGTAAAAGTAGGCGACAAGGTCCTTTACAGCAAATACGGCGGAACCGAAGTCAAAGTCGACGGCGAAGAATTTTTATTGATGCGGGAAGACGACATTCTGGGAATCATCGAAAAATAA
- the azoR gene encoding FMN-dependent NADH-azoreductase yields MTTILRIDVSARKERSLTRGLSQRFIDEWLKQRPADEIVQRDIGLNPPPAVSENWIAAAFTPEKERTKTQQATLQLSDTLIEEVEDADIILLGVPMYNYGMPSALKAWFDQVIRINKTFTFDLTRGDEPLEPILSGKHLVILSSRGEFGFEPGGVREDKNHLEPHIRTCSKYLGAVEDHLIAIEYQEFGDERHRQSVENAHRAVPKLVDHLIEQNEAKWNQTETVAAE; encoded by the coding sequence ATGACAACAATTCTTCGCATCGATGTCAGTGCACGGAAAGAACGGTCCCTGACCCGTGGGCTCTCCCAACGCTTTATCGATGAATGGCTGAAACAACGCCCTGCCGATGAGATCGTCCAACGTGATATTGGCCTTAATCCACCACCTGCAGTCAGTGAAAACTGGATCGCCGCGGCCTTCACCCCTGAAAAGGAAAGAACCAAAACCCAGCAGGCCACTCTACAACTTTCTGACACTCTCATCGAGGAAGTTGAAGATGCAGATATCATCTTACTGGGGGTGCCCATGTATAACTATGGGATGCCGTCCGCGCTGAAAGCGTGGTTTGACCAGGTTATCCGTATCAACAAAACATTCACGTTCGATTTGACGCGCGGTGATGAGCCGCTTGAGCCCATTTTGTCGGGAAAACATTTGGTTATTCTCTCCTCTCGCGGTGAGTTCGGCTTTGAGCCGGGGGGTGTGCGGGAAGATAAGAATCATCTGGAACCTCATATCCGAACCTGTTCGAAATATCTGGGGGCAGTAGAAGATCATCTTATCGCAATTGAATACCAGGAGTTTGGAGACGAGAGACATAGGCAATCCGTCGAAAACGCTCACAGAGCCGTTCCCAAACTGGTTGATCATCTCATTGAACAAAATGAGGCGAAATGGAATCAAACCGAGACGGTTGCAGCGGAATAA
- a CDS encoding TetR family transcriptional regulator, with amino-acid sequence MPARKIDEDDLMDRLTEVFRLHGYEGASLSRIAEATGLKRASLYHRFPGGKEEMAGAVLKRADDWFEFHILAPLTGSGDPSSRIREMSKRLSDFYGGGRRSCLLDSLSLGDGGGAIRQHIERSFTVWLGALVRVARAAGLSPAVAKERAEEALIGIQGALVMARANGDTKPFARVLQNLPQLLTFDSKKPKTKRSNKS; translated from the coding sequence ATGCCCGCCAGAAAAATCGATGAAGATGACTTGATGGACCGGCTGACGGAAGTGTTCCGTCTGCACGGCTACGAAGGCGCCAGCCTCAGCCGGATTGCGGAAGCGACCGGGCTCAAGCGCGCCAGTCTTTACCACCGCTTTCCAGGCGGAAAAGAAGAAATGGCCGGGGCCGTTCTTAAACGCGCCGACGATTGGTTCGAGTTTCACATCCTGGCGCCCCTGACCGGGTCTGGGGATCCCTCGTCCCGCATTCGGGAAATGTCGAAACGGCTCAGCGATTTCTATGGCGGAGGACGCCGTTCCTGTCTACTGGATTCGCTATCGCTGGGAGACGGGGGTGGCGCCATTCGTCAGCATATCGAGAGGTCGTTCACCGTCTGGCTCGGAGCGCTCGTTCGTGTCGCGCGCGCAGCCGGTTTGAGCCCGGCGGTTGCAAAGGAACGAGCTGAAGAAGCGTTGATCGGTATCCAGGGAGCCCTGGTCATGGCACGAGCCAACGGGGACACCAAACCGTTTGCGCGGGTCCTTCAAAATTTACCGCAATTATTAACGTTTGATTCAAAAAAACCCAAAACCAAAAGGAGTAACAAATCATGA
- a CDS encoding pyridoxamine 5'-phosphate oxidase: MAKNFMEYAFTDSVKKMQEKYGTRAPYQKMEEKNAFRNRLTWQEKSYIQNRDGFYMASLGENGWPYMQFRGGPRGFLKSLDENLLAFADFRGNGQYISTGNFNATRKTVLFLMDYTKQQRLKIWAEAEVLDAQDHPELLAKVAMPDYPAAIERIIVLNVQAFDWNCPQHITPRYTKEEIQQGRVELDQELIGSF, from the coding sequence ATGGCCAAAAATTTTATGGAATACGCATTCACAGACAGTGTCAAAAAAATGCAGGAGAAATACGGCACCCGTGCGCCTTATCAAAAGATGGAAGAAAAAAACGCGTTCCGTAACAGGCTCACCTGGCAGGAAAAAAGCTACATCCAGAACAGGGACGGATTTTATATGGCCTCTTTGGGAGAAAATGGATGGCCCTATATGCAATTCCGTGGCGGCCCTAGAGGTTTTTTGAAATCACTCGATGAAAATCTTCTGGCTTTTGCGGATTTTCGCGGCAACGGACAATACATCAGCACCGGCAACTTTAACGCCACGAGAAAGACGGTTCTCTTCCTCATGGATTACACCAAACAGCAACGGCTAAAAATCTGGGCGGAGGCGGAAGTTCTCGACGCTCAAGATCATCCCGAGCTGCTGGCAAAAGTTGCGATGCCGGATTACCCGGCGGCTATTGAGCGCATTATTGTTTTGAATGTCCAGGCATTTGACTGGAATTGTCCGCAACACATCACACCAAGATACACGAAAGAAGAAATCCAGCAAGGAAGGGTGGAATTGGATCAGGAACTAATAGGTTCATTCTGA
- the murB2 gene encoding UDP-N-acetylenolpyruvoylglucosamine reductase 2: protein MTNPFPWLTKIKGEVRRDELLMAHTSIRIGGPADFFVLPEDISDLQTIFKYHGETPVCALGEGTNLLVPDNGIRGIVISLKDSFRSIHPPVFAQSADKKDKATLRVGAGVKLSYLAKYAAKYSLSGIERLVGIPGSLGGAVIMNAGAEGTEIGPFIKSVTRVTTSGEVEVLKGDEIDFMYRKTIFPSEGGIIVEVELELEKGDMKSIHETMNSHLFRRSSKQPLTVPNSGSIFKNPPGDSAGRLIEAAGLKGVSVGQAGVSLKHANFIVNKGNASAADVRNLISHIQEVVEEKSGVKLEPEIVILGG from the coding sequence ATGACCAATCCTTTTCCCTGGTTGACCAAAATTAAAGGCGAAGTGAGGCGCGACGAGCTCCTGATGGCTCATACTTCGATCCGGATCGGAGGACCCGCGGATTTCTTCGTGCTTCCCGAAGATATCTCCGACCTGCAAACTATTTTCAAATACCACGGAGAGACCCCGGTCTGCGCCCTGGGTGAAGGGACCAATCTCCTTGTGCCGGACAACGGCATCCGCGGAATTGTCATTTCACTAAAGGATAGTTTTCGGTCGATCCATCCTCCAGTGTTCGCACAATCTGCCGACAAGAAGGATAAGGCCACTTTGCGTGTCGGCGCAGGAGTAAAACTTTCCTATCTCGCCAAATATGCCGCCAAATATTCTTTGTCCGGAATCGAGCGTCTGGTCGGAATTCCCGGATCTTTAGGCGGTGCGGTGATCATGAATGCCGGCGCTGAAGGTACGGAGATCGGCCCGTTTATCAAAAGCGTGACCCGCGTCACCACGAGTGGAGAGGTCGAGGTGCTGAAAGGTGATGAAATCGATTTCATGTATCGAAAAACCATCTTTCCTTCCGAAGGGGGAATCATCGTTGAAGTGGAGCTGGAACTGGAAAAAGGGGACATGAAAAGCATCCATGAAACCATGAACAGCCACCTGTTCAGAAGAAGTTCCAAGCAACCCCTGACCGTGCCCAACTCGGGATCGATCTTTAAAAACCCTCCGGGCGACAGCGCCGGGAGATTGATCGAAGCCGCCGGGCTTAAAGGGGTCAGTGTCGGACAAGCAGGTGTGTCGCTCAAACATGCCAATTTTATCGTCAATAAGGGCAACGCCAGCGCGGCGGATGTCCGCAATCTGATCAGCCACATTCAAGAAGTGGTTGAAGAAAAATCCGGGGTGAAACTCGAACCGGAAATCGTCATCCTGGGGGGATGA
- the ftsZ gene encoding cell division protein FtsZ → MGLIEFDNNVEYSAKIKVVGVGGGGTNAVTSMVKDNLRGVEFSVANTDIQSLESCKCPDKIQIGTELTRGLGAGSNPDVGKRAAEESENQIRDTLHGADMVFITAGMGGGTGTGAAPIISRIAREIGALTVGVVTKPFSFEGRKRAKQAEAGILELKNSVDTLIVIPNQKLLSFVGKQTSFTGAFGLVDDVLKQAVCSISDLIVVPGLINLDFADVKAIMGNMGKALMGSGTAEGENRAVEAAQKAISSPLLDEASVDGAQGILINITGGEDLGLLEVNEASMLVQENAHEDAHIIFGAVIDPDMQGKMRVTVIATGFEEKNERKTKPHLVVPMEKTVQEEGLRDGTTNQTTHTQLKSLASAIKEENPEFDSMPVNFDIPTFLRKHAD, encoded by the coding sequence ATGGGCTTGATTGAATTCGATAATAATGTGGAATACTCAGCCAAAATAAAGGTGGTCGGTGTTGGCGGTGGAGGAACCAATGCGGTGACCTCCATGGTGAAGGACAACCTGCGTGGCGTGGAGTTCAGTGTCGCCAATACGGATATCCAATCGCTGGAGTCCTGCAAGTGCCCGGACAAAATCCAGATCGGTACGGAGTTGACCCGCGGGCTGGGCGCTGGATCCAACCCGGATGTGGGAAAACGCGCGGCGGAGGAAAGCGAAAACCAGATCCGGGACACACTGCACGGCGCGGACATGGTGTTCATCACCGCCGGCATGGGCGGCGGAACGGGCACGGGTGCGGCTCCCATCATCTCCCGAATCGCCAGGGAAATCGGGGCTCTGACCGTGGGCGTGGTGACCAAACCTTTCAGCTTTGAAGGCCGAAAACGCGCCAAACAAGCGGAAGCCGGGATTTTGGAGTTAAAAAACTCCGTCGACACGCTGATCGTCATTCCCAATCAAAAACTGCTGAGTTTTGTGGGCAAGCAGACTTCTTTCACCGGCGCCTTCGGTCTGGTGGATGATGTCCTCAAGCAGGCGGTGTGCAGTATCTCCGACCTCATTGTGGTTCCAGGTCTGATCAATCTGGACTTCGCGGACGTTAAAGCCATTATGGGCAATATGGGCAAAGCCCTCATGGGAAGCGGGACCGCTGAAGGTGAGAACCGGGCCGTGGAAGCGGCGCAAAAAGCGATTTCCAGCCCGCTACTTGACGAAGCTTCCGTGGATGGAGCGCAGGGAATTCTTATCAACATCACCGGCGGTGAGGACCTGGGACTGCTGGAGGTCAATGAAGCTTCCATGCTTGTTCAGGAAAACGCTCATGAGGACGCTCACATTATCTTTGGGGCGGTCATCGACCCGGACATGCAGGGAAAAATGCGGGTGACCGTCATTGCCACCGGGTTTGAGGAAAAGAACGAACGGAAAACCAAACCGCATCTGGTGGTGCCGATGGAGAAAACGGTTCAAGAGGAAGGTCTTAGGGACGGCACGACCAATCAAACGACGCACACGCAATTAAAAAGTCTGGCCTCGGCGATTAAAGAGGAAAATCCGGAATTCGATTCCATGCCGGTGAATTTCGATATTCCAACTTTTTTAAGAAAACACGCGGATTGA
- the queF gene encoding NADPH-dependent 7-cyano-7-deazaguanine reductase: protein MKKQSVKDIETFLNPHPDRDYEINMECPEFTCLCPKTGQPDFAVVTINYIPDKICIELKSLKLYLWSYRNEGGFHEKVVNQICDDIAAACKPRKLKVVGDFNVRGGIYTTVTVEYAKGKKRKS, encoded by the coding sequence ATGAAAAAACAATCAGTTAAAGATATTGAAACGTTTTTGAACCCGCATCCCGACCGGGATTACGAGATCAACATGGAATGCCCGGAGTTCACCTGCCTTTGCCCGAAGACCGGCCAGCCCGATTTCGCGGTGGTCACCATCAACTATATTCCTGACAAAATCTGCATTGAGCTCAAATCCTTGAAACTTTATCTTTGGTCCTACCGCAATGAAGGCGGGTTCCATGAAAAGGTAGTCAACCAGATTTGCGACGACATCGCCGCCGCCTGCAAGCCCAGGAAGTTGAAGGTTGTAGGTGATTTCAACGTGCGGGGCGGTATTTACACCACAGTGACCGTCGAATACGCCAAGGGTAAGAAAAGAAAAAGTTAA
- the murC gene encoding UDP-N-acetylmuramate--L-alanine ligase encodes MSGIAEVLINLGFEVTGSDKGQTRVTDHLEKIGATIMYSHQAKNVEDAQVVVASSAIQPDNVEVLAARENAIPVIPRAEMLAELMRMKYGIAIAGTHGKTTTTSLVATVLAGGGLDPTVVIGGRLKSLSGLAKLGQSEYLVAEADESDGSFLKLSPTFAVVTTLDEEHMDHFKTLDNIKNAFLTFINKVPFFGASILCLDDANIQSLIPRMEKRYITYGLTTQADYTARNISVEGLQTYFTVYHQGEELGRINSGALGRHNVLNTLAAVAVGMELNLEFPAIAEALKAFTGVQRRFEIVHQSDSMTLVDDYGHHPVEIQATLKTAKEVWPDRKLIAVFQPHRYSRTQSLLEQFCQAFNDADHLVVLDIYPAGESPIPGVHARRIAEGARDFGHKNVDFIENRNEVVPALLRLASPGDVVITLGAGDVWELNRSLLESICN; translated from the coding sequence ATGAGCGGAATTGCTGAAGTCCTGATCAACCTTGGGTTCGAAGTCACCGGCTCGGACAAGGGCCAAACGCGTGTCACCGATCACCTGGAGAAAATCGGAGCGACGATCATGTACAGCCATCAAGCCAAAAATGTCGAAGACGCCCAGGTGGTGGTCGCCTCCAGCGCCATTCAACCCGATAACGTCGAAGTGCTGGCGGCGCGGGAAAACGCCATTCCGGTGATTCCCAGAGCGGAAATGCTCGCGGAACTGATGCGCATGAAGTACGGAATCGCCATCGCCGGCACGCACGGCAAAACCACAACCACGTCTTTGGTCGCAACCGTGCTTGCAGGCGGCGGGCTCGACCCCACGGTGGTGATCGGAGGAAGACTGAAAAGCCTGAGCGGCCTCGCCAAGCTTGGGCAAAGCGAATATCTCGTCGCGGAAGCGGATGAAAGTGACGGCTCGTTTCTCAAACTGTCTCCTACGTTCGCGGTGGTCACGACGCTCGATGAAGAGCACATGGATCATTTCAAAACCCTGGACAATATTAAAAACGCATTTTTGACCTTCATCAACAAAGTGCCGTTCTTCGGTGCGTCCATTCTCTGTCTGGACGATGCCAACATTCAGTCTCTGATCCCAAGGATGGAGAAACGTTACATCACCTACGGATTGACAACGCAAGCGGATTACACCGCGCGAAATATATCCGTCGAAGGACTGCAAACGTATTTCACGGTTTATCACCAGGGTGAAGAGTTGGGACGAATCAACTCCGGAGCGCTGGGCCGCCACAATGTTTTGAATACGCTGGCGGCGGTGGCGGTGGGCATGGAACTGAATCTGGAGTTTCCCGCCATCGCGGAAGCCTTGAAAGCGTTTACCGGGGTGCAACGCCGCTTTGAGATCGTACATCAATCCGATTCTATGACCCTGGTGGATGATTACGGCCATCACCCTGTTGAAATCCAGGCCACGCTCAAAACCGCAAAAGAGGTCTGGCCCGACCGCAAGCTGATCGCTGTGTTTCAGCCGCATCGCTATTCCCGCACGCAATCGCTGTTGGAACAATTCTGCCAGGCTTTTAACGATGCGGATCATTTGGTGGTATTGGACATCTATCCGGCGGGGGAATCGCCCATCCCCGGTGTGCATGCGCGACGGATCGCCGAGGGCGCCAGGGATTTTGGACACAAGAATGTGGATTTCATTGAAAACCGCAACGAGGTGGTTCCCGCATTGCTTCGTCTTGCGAGTCCCGGAGATGTGGTGATCACCCTGGGAGCGGGTGATGTCTGGGAACTGAACCGCAGTTTGCTTGAAAGCATTTGCAATTGA